A single region of the Streptomyces caelestis genome encodes:
- a CDS encoding pectate lyase produces MSAPAEQRVRHRRRVTKRRAVIAGLSAFGITGAAIVTTSMLSTAGAASSWPTDKGKTPVSATIPVSGVRDGGMKMFYGSGALGGDSQDEGQAPLFELADGAVLKNVIIGTPAADGVHCKGSCTLQNVWWTDVGEDAASFKGKSSSAVYKVIGGGAKNADDKVLQFNGAGTLNVSGFQVQNAGKLVRSCGNCKTQYKRTVVLSDIDVTAPMNSIVGVNANYGDTATLSKIRIHGDSKKKIKTCVRFEGNNTGKEPKELTPAGPDGKTCKFKASDISYQ; encoded by the coding sequence ATGAGTGCACCAGCAGAACAGCGCGTCCGCCATCGCCGCCGGGTCACCAAGCGGCGTGCGGTGATCGCCGGGTTATCCGCGTTCGGCATCACGGGAGCGGCGATCGTCACCACGTCGATGCTGTCCACCGCGGGCGCCGCATCCTCCTGGCCCACGGACAAGGGCAAGACGCCCGTGTCGGCGACCATTCCGGTCTCCGGTGTCCGCGACGGCGGGATGAAGATGTTCTACGGCTCCGGCGCGCTCGGCGGCGACAGCCAGGACGAGGGCCAGGCCCCCCTCTTCGAGCTGGCCGACGGAGCGGTGCTGAAGAACGTCATCATCGGCACCCCGGCCGCGGACGGTGTGCACTGCAAGGGCAGCTGCACGCTCCAGAACGTGTGGTGGACGGACGTCGGCGAGGACGCGGCCAGCTTCAAGGGCAAGTCGTCGTCGGCCGTCTACAAGGTGATCGGCGGCGGCGCGAAGAACGCCGACGACAAGGTGCTCCAGTTCAACGGCGCCGGCACGCTGAACGTGTCGGGCTTCCAGGTGCAGAACGCCGGGAAGCTGGTGCGCTCCTGCGGCAACTGCAAGACGCAGTACAAGCGCACGGTCGTGCTGAGCGACATCGACGTCACGGCGCCGATGAACTCGATCGTCGGCGTGAACGCCAACTACGGCGACACGGCCACGCTGTCGAAGATCCGCATCCACGGCGACAGCAAGAAGAAGATCAAGACGTGTGTGCGCTTCGAGGGCAACAACACCGGCAAGGAGCCCAAGGAGCTGACCCCGGCCGGCCCGGACGGCAAGACCTGCAAGTTCAAGGCCTCGGACATCAGCTACCAGTGA